A stretch of the Thermomicrobiales bacterium genome encodes the following:
- a CDS encoding chloride channel protein, with translation MELGDFTTTVRVIFIAAVAIGLGVVSAGVAWFLLKLIGFFTNLFFFGRIDFSLADPADANLGLLIIAIPVIGSLIVGLLARFGSERIRGHGIPEAIEAILINGSRVEPRVAFFKPVSSAISIGSGGPFGAEGPIIMTGGAVGSLVAQLLRLTAAERKTLLVAGAAAGMSATFAAPVASVLLAVELLLFEWKPRSLIPVALASATAAVMRRYIIGIGPIFPTPPHPEFIGIGGILGCVAIGLLAGFVSLALTAGVYFFEDAFHRLPIHWMWWPAIGGLVVGIGGYIFPEALGVGYGTIDRLLQGNTTSALILGILLVKSTIWAVALGSGTSGGVLAPLLMIGGASGGLAAYILPDIGPGYWALIAMGAIMGGTMRSPFTGVVFALELTHDINPLLPLLIAVTVAHGVTVLALKRSILTEKISRRGYHVSREYSIDPLEILFVREVMRTNAGYCPTRSRRPGCGSRCDDA, from the coding sequence ATGGAGCTTGGCGACTTCACCACTACAGTCCGCGTGATTTTTATCGCTGCCGTGGCGATTGGTCTTGGCGTCGTCAGCGCCGGTGTCGCCTGGTTTCTCCTCAAGCTCATCGGTTTCTTCACCAATCTGTTCTTCTTCGGGCGGATTGACTTCTCGCTGGCCGATCCGGCTGACGCGAATCTCGGACTCCTGATTATTGCGATCCCGGTTATCGGCTCGCTGATCGTCGGCCTGCTGGCCCGCTTCGGCTCGGAGCGGATTCGCGGCCACGGTATCCCCGAGGCAATCGAGGCGATTCTGATCAACGGCTCGCGGGTCGAGCCGCGCGTCGCCTTCTTCAAGCCCGTCTCGTCTGCCATCTCGATCGGCTCCGGCGGCCCGTTCGGCGCGGAAGGCCCGATCATCATGACCGGCGGGGCTGTCGGCTCGCTGGTCGCGCAGCTGCTTCGCCTCACCGCCGCCGAGCGCAAGACGCTGCTGGTCGCTGGCGCGGCAGCTGGTATGTCGGCCACGTTCGCCGCGCCGGTCGCGTCGGTGCTGCTGGCTGTTGAGCTGCTGCTGTTCGAGTGGAAGCCACGCAGCCTGATCCCGGTGGCACTTGCCAGCGCCACGGCTGCCGTGATGCGGCGCTACATTATCGGCATCGGGCCGATCTTCCCGACACCGCCGCATCCCGAATTCATCGGCATTGGCGGCATTCTGGGCTGCGTGGCGATCGGTCTGCTGGCCGGATTCGTGTCGTTGGCCCTCACCGCCGGCGTCTACTTCTTCGAGGATGCGTTCCACCGCCTGCCGATTCACTGGATGTGGTGGCCGGCCATTGGTGGTCTGGTCGTTGGTATTGGCGGCTACATCTTCCCCGAGGCGCTCGGCGTTGGTTACGGCACAATCGACCGTCTCCTGCAAGGCAACACAACGTCGGCGCTGATTCTGGGCATTCTGCTGGTGAAATCGACGATCTGGGCGGTCGCGCTCGGTTCGGGCACATCCGGCGGCGTCCTGGCACCGTTGCTGATGATCGGTGGTGCCTCAGGAGGGCTGGCTGCGTACATTCTTCCGGACATTGGCCCCGGCTATTGGGCGCTGATCGCGATGGGCGCGATCATGGGCGGCACGATGCGGTCGCCATTTACCGGCGTCGTCTTCGCCCTGGAGCTGACCCACGATATCAACCCGCTGCTGCCGCTCCTCATCGCTGTGACGGTCGCGCACGGGGTGACGGTGCTGGCATTGAAACGCTCGATCCTGACCGAGAAGATCAGTCGGCGTGGCTATCACGTCAGCCGCGAATACTCGATCGATCCGCTGGAGATCCTGTTTGTTCGTGAAGTCATGCGCACGAATGCAGGGTACTGCCCGACACGATCGCGCAGGCCGGGTTGCGGAAGCCGCTGCGACGACGCGTGA
- a CDS encoding MarR family transcriptional regulator: MRRSLIDIDDHRALAEFRYQIRKFLSFSERAAREAGIEPQQHQLLLALTGLPDGTAPTIGELADRLQIQHHSTVELVSRLAKREMVRRTRNPADRRQVFVELTDEGHAIMAQLSAVHLEELNRVGPELARALSSIVEESAQVAPSRSA, translated from the coding sequence ATGCGCCGATCACTAATCGACATCGACGACCATCGCGCTTTGGCAGAATTTCGTTATCAAATTCGGAAGTTTCTGTCATTCAGTGAGCGTGCTGCGCGTGAAGCGGGGATCGAGCCGCAGCAACACCAGTTGCTACTCGCGCTCACCGGTTTGCCGGATGGAACTGCACCCACCATCGGCGAGCTGGCTGACCGGCTTCAGATTCAGCACCACAGCACGGTCGAGCTTGTCTCGCGGCTTGCCAAGCGTGAGATGGTACGGCGAACGCGGAACCCAGCCGACCGCCGTCAGGTGTTCGTCGAGCTGACCGATGAGGGCCATGCGATCATGGCCCAGCTGTCGGCAGTGCATCTGGAGGAGCTCAACCGGGTTGGTCCGGAGCTCGCCCGTGCACTGAGTTCAATTGTCGAGGAGTCGGCGCAGGTTGCCCCCTCTCGCAGTGCGTAG
- a CDS encoding NERD domain-containing protein yields the protein MSLERQQCIVSIDLMKFGIMRGWREVRTGGRYLGASRTIQYRWRWNPLQNTTPMQCWKCRRDDPMVHVFAGELSMIDPEVMESIKRLPDSFWAFAEFNIGRNIDWFIIRPDDPSTLILTEVKRMSKPIRGAVNGLWEKQSPTGDWEEMPANGTDTNPYWQAVNAANALADWLWNNQQLYRENNDIRPSGDFRVWPDLLLLSPPGTQHRLPLAPPSRYGRWWFNVDDWIRHVDGWTPRTGVGLSTREIENLAESLRLTELWAGGDTGDQILPQSTPPEPTMPSFDVYGLAAYLRAIEDRVTRLEREVAELSAELNDDEPRLG from the coding sequence TTGTCGCTGGAACGCCAGCAATGTATTGTGTCAATAGACCTCATGAAATTCGGTATCATGCGCGGCTGGCGAGAAGTCCGCACCGGCGGACGCTATTTGGGAGCGAGCCGCACTATTCAATACCGCTGGCGGTGGAATCCCCTGCAAAACACGACGCCAATGCAATGCTGGAAGTGCAGAAGGGACGACCCTATGGTTCATGTGTTTGCTGGAGAGCTCAGTATGATCGACCCCGAAGTGATGGAGTCGATTAAGCGATTACCCGACAGTTTCTGGGCGTTTGCAGAATTCAACATAGGACGCAATATCGACTGGTTCATCATCCGCCCCGATGATCCCTCCACGCTCATCCTCACCGAGGTCAAGCGAATGAGCAAGCCGATTCGGGGAGCCGTCAATGGGCTGTGGGAAAAGCAGAGCCCGACTGGCGACTGGGAAGAAATGCCTGCTAACGGCACCGATACCAATCCGTACTGGCAAGCGGTCAACGCGGCGAATGCGCTGGCAGACTGGCTCTGGAATAACCAGCAGCTCTATCGCGAGAACAACGACATTCGCCCCTCCGGCGACTTTCGCGTCTGGCCGGACCTCCTTTTGCTCAGCCCTCCCGGAACGCAGCACCGCCTGCCGCTGGCTCCACCCAGCCGATACGGTCGCTGGTGGTTCAACGTTGACGACTGGATTCGTCACGTTGACGGCTGGACGCCGCGGACTGGCGTTGGTCTGTCGACCCGGGAGATTGAGAACCTTGCGGAATCGCTGCGCCTGACCGAGCTCTGGGCGGGCGGGGACACGGGCGATCAGATACTGCCCCAGTCCACACCGCCTGAACCGACGATGCCGTCATTCGATGTCTACGGACTTGCCGCATATCTGCGCGCAATCGAAGACCGGGTGACGCGTCTGGAGCGCGAAGTAGCGGAACTCTCCGCAGAGTTGAACGATGACGAGCCCCGGCTGGGGTAA
- a CDS encoding CBS domain-containing protein, translating to MTARLGQRLYPIVDGNNRLVGVVPSNSVQAADGSCPDLAEILVTNPMVAYPDEPLRLVVYRMAETRLTRFPVVDRQTGRVVGMISLNDLLMARVRNLEAERRRERVLPVRFTNPLHSARDSSRDGVRTS from the coding sequence GTGACCGCCAGACTCGGGCAGCGGCTGTACCCGATCGTCGATGGGAACAACCGCCTGGTTGGTGTGGTGCCGTCGAACAGCGTGCAAGCGGCAGACGGCTCCTGCCCGGATCTGGCAGAGATCCTGGTGACGAATCCGATGGTTGCTTATCCCGATGAGCCGTTGCGGCTGGTCGTGTATCGCATGGCCGAGACGCGGCTGACGCGTTTCCCGGTCGTCGATCGTCAGACAGGTCGCGTCGTCGGGATGATCTCACTCAACGACCTGCTCATGGCTCGCGTTCGCAACCTGGAGGCCGAACGCCGTCGCGAACGGGTGTTGCCGGTGCGCTTCACAAACCCGCTGCACTCGGCACGTGACTCGTCGCGAGACGGTGTGCGCACCAGCTGA
- a CDS encoding transcriptional regulator, with protein MSTESIQAPRGKTRSDILNVLKRSDGLTADQLADQLGITSMAVRKHLAALEGEGLLETSVERRPIGRPAAVYRLSEQSDALFPQQYDTLAVDMLIDLATLDGPGKLDLLFSRRADRTFEYLEQRVSAVDTFDERVRALAEGMDALGYLAEWEQVGPGVYVVNQYNCAIQRIAASFPQVCYYEMETYQKLLDADVERTCHLASGDHLCSYLITERHSGAATE; from the coding sequence ATGTCGACCGAATCCATCCAGGCACCACGAGGCAAAACCCGCAGCGACATCCTCAATGTCCTCAAGCGTTCTGACGGCCTGACCGCCGATCAGTTGGCTGACCAGCTCGGCATCACCTCGATGGCGGTGCGCAAGCATCTGGCAGCGCTTGAAGGCGAAGGGCTGCTGGAGACATCCGTCGAGCGTCGACCAATCGGGCGACCTGCGGCGGTCTACCGCCTTTCGGAACAGTCCGATGCACTCTTCCCCCAGCAGTACGACACGCTGGCCGTGGACATGCTGATCGATCTGGCGACGCTGGACGGTCCGGGCAAGCTGGATCTGCTGTTCAGCCGCCGGGCTGACCGTACCTTCGAGTACCTTGAGCAGCGCGTGAGTGCGGTCGACACGTTCGATGAACGCGTGCGCGCACTGGCTGAGGGGATGGACGCGCTCGGCTATCTGGCGGAGTGGGAGCAGGTCGGTCCTGGCGTCTATGTCGTGAATCAGTACAACTGCGCCATTCAGCGCATTGCCGCTTCATTTCCTCAGGTCTGCTACTACGAAATGGAGACCTACCAGAAGCTTCTCGACGCCGATGTTGAACGCACGTGCCATCTTGCTTCGGGTGATCACCTCTGCAGCTACCTCATCACTGAGCGCCACTCCGGCGCAGCAACGGAATAG